The genome window TCTCTCAAGCTTCTCTCGGGCTCTTCTCAGCTCGAAATCCATCTCTGCGATAAATTCCCACAAAAATTCTCTCACCGGAGGAAAATTCGAGATGGGTTTATTGAGGATTTAGAGGATTTCTTTGAGTTGAAGAACAAGAGAACGATCCAATTCTTGAtggaattttgatttgattttgtcTGTTCGGTTGTTCGTTGGTTTGGTTTTTGTAGCGAATCACAAATGGAGCTTCCTTAAAATGGTTTTGGGTTCAGTACTACTTGTTCGAGAAGGATCTGGGCTTTTCGGGTTGTGGATGGGTCTATTTTGGTTGGCTTAAAGGGGCGCGGTGGTCCAACGGGAGAGAACCCGTTATACGTGTGGCATGTATGGAATTTCGGAAGATTTATTTGGTCTAACAAATTTGggcatttttttccttcttttttgtgTGTTCATATGAGAACTGAGAAGCCTTACAagttaaagagaaaagaagaggggAATTTAGGGTTGATTTGGAACCCAAAACATTTatataaaaccaaaaaaaatgataaaacatAAAGAAAACATTTTATATGAGAATTGAGAAACTTTAccaggaaaagggaaaagaagaagagagattTAGGATTAATTTGGAATCCAAATTGGCATGAATGTAGATGGGGCTGCGAGTGGAAATCGAAGAGTAGCTGGATGTGGAGGGATAATCAGAGATGCGACAGGCTTCTGGCAAGACGGTTTCTCGGTTAATCTAGGTTATACAACTAATGTAGTAGCAGAACTTTGGGGTATTCTAATAGGATTAAAGTTGGCATGGAATAAAGGGATAAGCAAGCTTATGATTGAAACAAACTCTAAACCTATGCATGGAGTTGTGATGAAGAAGTACACAAGAGACCGCACACTTCAATCTcattttgcaaataattaaGAATCAATTCAAGAAATAATGGGATTGTAAACTGCAACATCAATGGAGAGAGAGCAACAAATATGCAGATCACTTAGCTAAGTGCAATCTAATGCATGGACTGGGAAAAGAAATTTATCATGATAGACCTTCATCCTCGATTAGAAATCTGTTAGCCTATGATTTTATTAGCGTCACTACGCCAAAGCTAGTTCAAGCGTAATGGGTCTCCATACTCTCCACCCTCCCatatcaccaaaaaaaaaaaaaaaattgaatccaaaacatttatataaaaccaaaaaaaagatgataaaacgtaaagaaaaaaattggtcAATAGTCCAAAGATAAAGGACCAAAATGGTTGTTTCTCCTAAGTTTTAATTGTACATGCTACGCATTGACTAAAGGGAACTTTCATTTGTAGCCATTAAATGTttattatattttgattttcttcatAGTAATTTATGATTGTGCCCCTACTGATCAATGAAAAATATACATTTGATTATTGGGCTGTCAAAACATTTGCTTTTACCttgatatttgataaaaattcaATATAAATGTGTGCCCATGAgtaatttgatcaaaatttttaaaagatcATGTAATGGACATAAACCATTACATGATGATAATTACATGTACAAACTCATAATGAGTTGTAGAACATTAGTGGATTCCTTACTACAGATCACTTACTATtatgtttattttattaatacCCAATATTAGttagaaaattaaagaatttaTTTGAGTTGTGCCTCACTAAAAGATTTTTTTGACTCCACCACCGAAGATAAggctaattaatttttttggggTACAAAGATAATACTAATTCATATGATGCTTGGTTTGTTAAGATCATACTACAGATATGCAGTCGATCCGTCTTTCTTTTGATTAGGGTCTTACAACTATTTTGGGgacaaaatctgatttttgaaaATGCTCATATGATATCACTTAACAACGTTGTATTCTAGTTATTTATTTACACCTTCAAAAAAGTATATCGCTAATTATTGCAGTTAAGATGTTTGTTCTATCAGACTTACACCTTCACATTTTTTCTCTAATGTTCAAGGGGCTAAGTAATATTGTTACAAACCTTAcgaaggtttttgaaattatcccaaaagaTAAGGAACATagcttttcaaaataattttaaaaatattaattagaAGAACAACTAGGAACTACCCCTTTGCCAAGCAAATTGTAGGGACCAAATCCGTAAATACTCGTAATATCAATTATCACATTCAAAAGAccacttttgatttttgaccttAATAAAACAAttgaaatgattaaaaaatattgCCCCTCTTCCAAGCAAATTGTAGGGACTAAATCCGTAAATTTCCCCAAAATTCCCCTAAAAACCCTCTCTTTGTTCTCATTTCTCATTTTCTCCTCTTCCCGCCGTTTCCTCTGTCCTCTCTCAAGGCATAGCAAATATGCCATTTCGCCTTAAAAACTTATCtttgtataaattataattaaataCATATTGGACTTGCTATCCAAGAAATCCAACTTACCAAAAACCCTAATTAATCAGTTCCTCTATAACGCAAGAAATTACTAAAATTGGGAAGAGAGGGAATCAGTAACCTTGTCTTTTCTGCAGATGTTGAAAGGTTCCATCACCAATTTGATCCTGGTAAGTCATTTTCCCCAATTTCTTTCAAGTTATAAAAACCCCTTATTTTTGGTTCGACCTAATTCTAGGAGTTATATTACAGttgccccatttttttttttattttggttagAAATCATTAATATTTTGGCTAGTGTTATTGGGTACTTTTATGTTGGATATGGACTTTTAGATTCTCATGCAACTTTGGATTTTTATTGCTAATTCGAATTTTAGAAATTTACACTACAGTTTTAGTAAGTGGTACTATTTTTTATCCTGATGTTAGTCGTCAATTGCTTTGTCAATGGCTTGATTGATGTGCATTTGGGGATATTTTTGGCCAGTTATATTCAATAAGTTGACAAGGGATTTCTCATTTTGGAGTTGTTACCATGAGTTCACAAAACAAGGACTCTGCAAGCTCAACCGGAAGCTCACAGGAGCAGCAAAAGCCGCCTCAGATTGAGCCCATTCGGTTGCCTACTGTTGAGGAAATGCGCGGCCAAGATATATGGAATAACTGTGCTGTTCGTAGCGTTGTCAGCGGAGTGATGGGTATTATTCAGTTCTGTATCATTTTGTGGTTTTTCTCGTTGTGTGTGAATTGTATTTGGTGTTTGAGGGTGGTTGTTTATTGTTTGACTTATGGATAAGCTAGGCTGGGCttaaaattttggtgtattTGGTTAGGTAGAGTAAAAATGAATTCTTCAACCTGTAACAAGCTTGACTGTTAGTGTTTCCAAACGATTGCCAATGCATTGTCCCTTTTGAGCATTTTGTTAGATAATGTGCTAGTACATGGGCTATAATTGTTAAACTCTTTTACTTTGTTGCATGAGTCTCACTATTGGAAATCTATTCAAGGAATAATTGTCTTTTGTTATTCTTTTGTTGTTGGGATGTTTCTTTAGGAGGAGGGCTCGGGTTGTTCATGGGTCTATTTCTTGGGGCACTTGATAATCCTTTGATGCAAGAAGAAATGACTGGTAGGCAGATGTTTATATACCAAGCAAAGCAGATGGGTAGAAGGAGCTGGAGTTCGTGCAAGGCCTTTGCTCTTATGGGTTTGGTTTTCTCAGCTGCTGAGTGCGTTGTTGAGAAGGTAGAGTGCAAGGGAATTCTTTCTTCTCTACTAGTGAATTTAATTATTCTTATGACAATTGTGTGGGGTGACTGAGCATAATTTACAGGCACCAAATGTTTTTAATGAAATCATGTGCAATGTAGTGATAGTCACATTTGCAATCACCCAAAAAGTCTTGTACAGCAATGTGGCCCAAAGAGATATGCACTTGAGATCATTCTAAATAGATTGACAATTCACATAGAGAATTCAAAGTCAAAATTCATTAATGAAGCAAGTTTCTGCATTTGAATTTGTATCAATAGCTAACAAGGCTgtgaattttttaattttagtcaACATCTTATTCTCTGACATTGAAGTCAAGTACCAAgaaatggattaatctttttGGTATatggttttcctttcttttcttttgggggGCTGCTGccagagaggggggggggggagggtggAAGGAGAGCTATTGATGTGCAAATTGCTACAACAACATCCTGGACAGACATACACGCAAAGTTTATGCAGATGAGCTTTCGTAATTAGCTGTCAAAGCTCTTCAGACGTTAAAAGAAATTGTAGGTTTTCACCTACAATAACCACTAACTACACAATCATGTCCTATTTCTTAAAGATAATTGGATTACTAACATTTAATAGAGTTGTCAGACCTTTTTAAGATTTTTATGTCCTtacaattattattattgttattttggtGGGGGTAGGGTATGGTGACAGTCAGCTGTGGTGATTGAAAGGGACTTTATATGGGCAGATACAGAAGGAAAGAGGCACAGTGGCAGTCATGTATAAAGGTTGCAAAGTAATgttagttttgattttttttttttttttttttttgtgtttttccgTTTGCCTTTGGTGTCATTTTTACTGTATTAGACGCTTTGGGCATAACATGTAACTAAAACCTCAACACTTGGGATCTTCTGTGCTTCTGTCTGTTTGGTGTCTCATTCCAACCTGATTAAATTTTGCTGTTGAACTTCTTTTGCTATTCTCTAGCTGTTTGGGACCTCATTCCAAGTTTGTTAGTTTCCTTTGGAACTTCTTTTGCTATTCTTAAAACTTCATGTGAATTCATTCTGCTCGTGAAATTCTTCATTTGAGGCTAATGGAAACTTTGTGCTTCTTTGAAGGCCCGTGCAAAGCATGACACTACTAATACAGTTGTTGCAGGCTGTGTAACTGGTGGCACGATATCTGCCCGAGGTAATAGCTGATGCTGACCTCCTAAACTTGGACTCTTTTTTGTTTATGAAGACATCATTAGGAGAATGACTCCAGTGCTCGCTAACTTAGATAACTTGTTTTACTCCTTAACGTTTGATGTAGTGAACTTTTCCTCAAACTTTTGTAGATGTTTCAAATTAGTCTTAGGGCTAACCAGCCTTTTGTCTGTGGAAAATGAGAAGAACTTGTTCTTGTTAACCATATATAAGTAATTGATCAGTATAATTAGGCAGCGCTTGCATATCCTGGAGACATGTTGCTGCTAGCTGATGGTTGTAATGCATGTAATTTGTTTCTGTGGGTAATAGTAGTTGAGGGTCTAATTTTTCCCTTTGTAGGAGTTCCTATGAATAATTAGTTCGTAGTTTTGTTTCTAGATTAATATGCAAGTTTCTTAATAGAGCTAATGCAGTATGTTAATAAAGCTTAAAGATTGAAATGcatcaaattaaattttgagttgCTTGATAAGTTTTTCTGCAAACCTTGGGATCTTTACATCAGTTTCACTCTTATTTATTAGGGAAGAAATAGTTAAATGGAAGGTCTTTATCTGGTTACTAGCTTACTGTGTGTGGGTTAAAATGGCCGATATTATGTTTATTGATCTTTAATGGAACATGGTGTTATGATCTGATAAAGTAACATTTGCAGTGGCTTAAGTTGCTCCCACTGAAGAGTGTATGTGACCTAACATGTTTATCTCTCAATCGGATACTAAGTGTGGGGCATCACACATGATCATCTGGTAGAGTTGATCAGAGAAACTAGTGTGACCAGaatgtttaaattttttatatgatGATGCAACGTTGATTGGCTGGCAGAAAGGGCATTCATCAACAACTTTTTCTGACTTCCACTGAGACTACCAGAGCATTCATATTTTGCAACatgtttcttacatttttcatcttcattttcttttgctttggtTCTCTGAGGTTCCCTTGGTGGGCCTGAGCTGAAAGTATTTGATTTAAACCATGTGAAGTAGTGACTTGAAAGAGTTGTGAATCAAGTTAATTTGGGCCACTGAATACCTTGTTAATAGTGCATATCTTTGTTTTTCAATTCAATAGGTTAAAACAAAAGTTTTGGATCTCCAGTTTTGTTTAAAGAATCTGTTTTCTGTTTTAAGGACTTTGACCATGATTCTTGATTAATGACCCCCAAATTTGAATTGCTTATGAGGAAGTATTATAATAGTCTATGCCACTTTTTATTGTAATAGTATATGCCACTTTTTATTCCCTCAATAAGCTTTTCCATTGTTTTGCTCAGACCATAGATTAGGACACCATCTGCTAAGGAGATATTAGATCAGATGAAATAGCTGGTTATTCTACCAATGTTTATATTCTTCTTTGAGGATAAGCTTTTGAGTTCATCTATAATATGTATTTCCTGTAGAAGTTAAGCATACGTCCAAAATTCATGTCTATTGATTTGTGGATGGCTCTTAACCTTCTTGTGATAAAGAATTCAGTGCTTATTGTCATGCTTTTAGTATGTAGTTAAGAAAACTAAGATGCAATGGGATTTCTGAATGTTATCCCAATGGCTATATGGATCAAAAGAATTGGCTGCGATTATTGCAGCCTATGCATTCCATTGTGCTATGCTTGTAGTACCACTGAGGAAAAGAAATATGTTGCAAGGATTTCTATACATATTGCCTGCAGTCTGGCAAGACAGTTCAATATTGGTAGTCATTCTTTAGCTTAATCTAAATGCTTAATTTAGTGCTAAATtgaattaaaccaaaaaaattttctttttgctgTTGAAATTTCGCTGAATATGCTATTACTATGGTGTTCTTTGTTTTTTCGCTTGTGTAAACTGAATGAGCCATTCTATATTGTTTAGGTGGTCCAAAAGCGGCCTGTGCTGGTTGTGCTggctttgctgcattttcagTCTTGATAGAGAAATTTTTGGACAGACACGCTTGATGATGGAAATTATTGATTCAGTTTTGCAGAGATATCAGATAATTAGCCACAGTGGGATGTTTCTCAGACACACCTAGTAAACATTTTCATAATCTTCATTTTTGTTCAGCTACATTCCCTTCTTAGTTTTAGCCCATTCATTGCGGATGTAAAGGGATTACAAGCTGTCAATTGGGTAACAATATGACCTGATTCTATTCATGCTTCTACTCATTGTCTCATTAATGAAATAGCTAGAATGGGAATTGAAAGTAGTATACTGGGAGAGCTGACCAGGAAAAGCATGCTAGTTTTAATgttattttgttgtttattgTTCTTTTGCTTCGTGTTTCTTCACATTTGTGCTGTAAGATCCCTTTCGAGGAAGAGAAATAAGCTGTTCAGCTGAATATCTGTAACGAATGTTCAAGTATACTGTTGAACTATAACTTAGAGACGTTGCCCTGTACCTTAACATATATAATTTCGCATGGCGGTATGAGCTTGAAATTAACATGTATGGTATTCCTTCTAGTGTGCAAGAGAATGTTACCTTGTGGttggaaaaattacaaattaaCGGGACATATGAGGACAATGCATTCAAAAGTTTGTATAAGTATACAGTGAGGTTTGTTCAGCTCCATTTGCATTATCTCTTGAAAGCTTTTCATTGCTAGGGTGGTAGGTAATAGGTACAATGATGCTGCTATTTTAATTCTCACCACCATTTCTTGGTATAGGGACACCACTAGTTTTTTACTTTTTGTGGCTCGTCCCACTTAAAGTTGATTTCTGGAAGGAGAAACCTTCTCCATCTTTGAGTATTCTCAAAGTGTGTTGATCTGCAACTCAAGTTAATACTCATCTATTACAAAGGAAAATGGTTTCTTTTTTTGATAATTATCCTGCCTTGATTTGAGCTCGTTTACATTGACCAATGTAAGTTGCAATTTGAAGTTCTGTTCCCTGACTTTGGATCTCATTCCTATTTGGTTCATCAATTTGTGAATTAGCCAAAATAGTTCTCTATTGACAATTTGTTAACTAAGCCTGATTGATAGTTTGTCTGTCGAGTTCCAACTCATTAATGGACTTGAAACTCATCTGGCCTTGAACAATCGtttggaaggaaaaagaaaagttttttttcATATGCCTTGATGATAGACCATTACACGGTTACCCTTAGATCTAGTACCGCCTGGAGAAAATGTCATTAGAATTTGtttaaaaattgcaaaaaatggTGACGAGTACAGAGTAGGAAGAAGTTGTTTGTATTATGTAAATGACATAcatttaaagaaaaattttcagttaTTCATCAAGGTGCATAAATTAGTTAGATTTACATGAAGTGCACGAAGGATAAACTTAGATAAACCCTTCCTGTTTCCTGAAAAATTTTCATCGGAAAAGGATTAGGTGGTCACATCAAAAGTAGAGGGGATTAAAATTGGGGAAAGGGCTAATATTCTCATTTACCCATGAATTACCTATTAGAAAACAGGAGGAGAAAGTCCATCAAAAGACCAAGGAAACAAATAGAATAGAATAGCTAGTGCATATTTGAAAATCCAATCCAATACTatcaaacacaaaaaactgaaaattaaTACTCTAATACCATGTCTTCTGGGCTATAATGTAGCACACTTGATAGTTCTACTAATTTACAGCACATGCTATCTAAGTAACTTCTTCATGGCCATCTCACTTCAAGAAATAATGGCCTTATTCTGGTAGCAAACAGCAATGCCAATGTACTTACTCCAGCTCTTCTTTCATAAACCCTTCAAACCTTTCCTTTACAACTGATGGTAAGCTCAATGAGACAACTAAGTTTTCAATATCCTTCCCTTGGGATTCGCACACAACTAGGTTGTCCACTAGTGAAGCAGGAGCAACTTCTTGTGgatctccccacccaaatttaaTTTCGTTAAAAGGGAGCCTACTCCATTTAGAGATCCAAAATGTGTAAACTCAAGTTGTTGTCTTGCCACTTCATAATGGTCTATGGCTGATTTGATGTAGTCTTCTGTCACTGCTTTTGTGGCATCGTGTACAAATTTTACTGCAAATGAAAATGGTTTTTGAGCTAATTCTCCTGCCTTGGAATGGGCACATGACCAAGCAATGCCATTTCCAAAATAGCAGTTTGGTAATGGTGGCTTGGACTCAGGTCTACCGTCAACAGCAGTGAGAATTCGAGTTCAAAATTCGTTGGAGTTATACTGATATCTTTAACTTCCATAGCTGAAAGTCTTATGtcgtgtttggattgcaattttctggagttttttatagaaaatatactataacaatttgatatatgtgaaataaaaaggtgattgaaaaatgtgttcacgaaaaAATGTAGAGATATTTTGATGGAAAACCCCTTTCCAAGGCCTGTAGAGGGTGTTTTTATAAAAGCAAAAGGACTTATGCATGACTTTTCCATTCAGAGCATCCACAATGCTATTACACTTTGTGGAGTGTAATGCACATGCCACGTCAGCATTCCACTTTCTCCTCTTTTATTACACTTTCACTCACAATGGATTACACTCCACAAGGTGTAATAGCATGGGTCCacaattaatcaaatatttattttaataatgcataactcatattccataaataaataatgtaatttttaaaactaattttgttatttttaaaaaataaagtactaactttcgttaaattttgtacattttgaatttttttattttctaaaaatgatattattaatttttaagtttgaataatatatctttttctatgtttcaaaaataatatattgttatttttttaaaaataattatgtaggaaattaaacaaatatttgatacttcaaATGCGAAgatatcataataatccatactTAATTAATAATTCGGAATGTAATTAGTTGAACTCCATAACATAATATTACATAagttaaatcaaataaaatacaaataataGAGTAGAATATTGGGATATGTTTTAGCAAAAAGTATTGTGTGTTTATATAGAATTCTAAAAATAGTGCCGTTGGAAATGTTAAATGTGCTTTGTGCTGGAATTTTACCGTTGCCATAGGGCCCACCTTCAATGGATTACACGCATCATGGACATGATGCGTGTAATCTCTATGACACGGCTCCAATGGGGAGCCGTGTCATGGAACGGTGTAATGGCTCCCCATTACACCCGCGTTGTGGCTGCCCTCAGAGAAGGTGGAAAAGcaagtctcttcttttcttgttttatgtaTTCATCATGAGTAGTATTGACGATTGGAGGCTCCCTTGGAGATAATATAGATCGATCCACAGATGAGGCAGAACTGACAAAGTCATGCCTCTTGCAACTTCAGCCCAAGAGTTCATGAAATGTATGAAGGATTTTCCATCAATTAGAACATGATTGAGTACCACTCCAACAACGATACCACCGCATTTAAATGTTGTCACCTAGACCAAATGTGATGTTGTTAAGGGTGAAAGAATTTGCTTAAGGTCTTAAAGAGTAATAAAAAGCAATGAGAAGAGACAACAAACGAAATAAACTGGTGGCATAAAGCCACTAGAAAACTTAGCATAGAACAGATTTAGTAAATATTTAATTTCGTGCTTATAGTGCAATAGCAAATAAACACGACGAGAAAGTTGCAAAGGATGGACAATTCTCTGGCCTTATATGTGTGAAAACAAAAGGGTGAAAGAGTTTCAAACAGAATCAAAGAGTTGAAGAAGAAAAGTTTTGAACTTTCATAAGAATTAAAGATCTTGAGTTCAAATTCTGCTTCCCTTTTTACTTTTAAGTTTCATTCTTTTCCtgtatgtatatataatatagTTCTCATATGTAAGACTGGCCgatcaaaaatgcaaaaatttttgaatatcttcATTGCAAATAGCAAAGAAATAATTGTTttacaaaaacatgaaagaaAAGAGCAGATATCAAAAGTTCaccatgtaaaaaaaaaaaaaaaactgaaagcAATAAAGGTCAAATAGGAtgacaaagaaacaaaaaagggaaaacaaataCATGTACCAACCTCTATAATTGCACCATTTACGTTTAATTCTAGTTGTTTAAGTTTTCGCTTTTCTAATGCTTTGTAATTTTAGGTTTTGAATTGAAGAGTATCTTACAGGACTAAACTCTTAACGATATAAAGCCTCCATACTCTGTGCCATTACCAATTTACCACATATAAACGTTGCAAATTTGCAATCTATAGAGCTAGACTTGACGAAGAAATAGTCAGAATTGGAAATGTAAGAAGCTCATTGCCTCTAAAGTTCGAGATAGCAAATTGATACACAGCTTCACACCCTCAATGGGGGGTCTAGAACAGTAACCatcccaagaaaaaaaaaatagtgtaaTTTGTACCATACCCGCACCGTTAAAGGTGGTACATCCAATATGTTTTTTGCTTTGTCATTTTAGTGAACAAGTTCTCGTCGATTCATAGGATTAATGTTTGTGATATCTCCCAGCAGTTCCATCTCATACTCACAGGTTGCTTCAACAAATGGCACACCTTCTCCGTTGCATCTCACCAACATTTTTCCATCCCAACTTGTAGCTACGCAACCTGCAAGAGGATAAAATTCCACCAAGACTTTGGCTAGTTCTGTTTTCAAGACTTCGGCTGAAGTTTTGTTTGTcccatttccctttcccttgTAGGAAAACACTATCTCAATTGGGTAAGGAAAGGTTTAATTGGTCAAGATTCGATAGGAAATACAAACCACCTGGCGATTTTCCTGCGGGGAGGACTTGATACATGAAAGGGCTCCTCCTTTGCTATTGAGTATTCAACATTTTCCCTGTCTCGTTTGAAGATCAAATATccagaaaattaagaaaatgtCTTTAGATTTGGATGAGAAAACGAATCACAACAGATAAAATAATAACGGGTGTCTTGCAAGGGTGGAAAAAGAAGCATTTACTAGTATGATTTGCAGTAAAGTAAGGCAACACATTTTTCTAAACTGGGCAAACTGCCATGGATGTCATTCAAGTTTGTATCCACCGTGCTATTCATATTCAATGCATAGAGGAGGAATTCTTGAACTGCCTATTATTCTATGCTTAGTGAGTGTATCCACTAAATGCAGTGTATTCATGGTCCTCTAcatgtttaataattttttttttattcacaaACATAGAATGCAACTTATAAAGACCTGTTATTCAACTCATTGGAGGGATTGAGACGGTAAGATTAAGAAAGATGTTTTGTACAGGACTTGGTACATTCTTATATAAGTTATTGTTTtcatatatttatatgaattaattttcgatacactgacaatgtataTACTTTTATCATTAGATCCATGACacataattcgaatttgaatttaaaattcaaattttgcatatgcgTCGTATATTTAACcataatagtgtatacactatccgtgtatataaaatttattttatatatatatatatatatatagacacacacagaGATTAATTTTCATGGATAAAATTGGGTTAataccactttgtccccccaaactttggacgattacccactttagtccctaaacttcaaaatgggacacttaagtccctaaacttataaatagcTCCCACTTAagaaaaattgttaacaaatcctgaatgacgttggtggtcgaagtgttccattttataagggtttagggatttaagtgttccattttataagtttagggacttaagtgggaggtatttataagttcagggacttaagtgtctcattttgaagtttagtgactgaagtgggtaatcgtccaaagtttggagggacaaagtggaattaacccaatAAGATTTAGTGGAAAACAAAATTCTACTAGTGTAAAACCGAGTCATATAATAAAGTACGACAATCAAACAAAACCGCAGATTAGTACCACAGTAGCCACTATAACAAACTGCTTAATTAGTACCATAGTAGCCACTATAAGAGGTTTTGAACCAATCAATTTTGTATCGCATAAAAATGCTGCAAATACTGACTTCAAAGAACTCTAAACCTGAACTTTCCGAAACAGTGTGCACttaaaaaaaaaccttgaaTTGAAAGAGAATTTCTGGTACAACACAAACCTCTTCGTATGATTTTTTATACATATAATAGTTACGTTTGTGTAAACGTATTCATGTACTAAACGATGCCGTACATGAGGATTTCTGCGCCTTGTGTGCCTGCGATCTGTAGTAGAATTGATACCAAATGAAAACTTAGAAAAAACTAGAGTTGAATTTGTAAAACGAGATGATTTGAACAGATAACAAGAAAAGAGTAACTTTGGTTCTCTCTAGCAAGGAAATGCGTACGTAAATTGTATTGCAACCCGTCCTTATATAATGCATGCAAGAGATAGATCATAGATGCGTACGTAAATTGTATTGTAACCTATCTTTGTAAAGATAAACGACACAGAAGATTTAACGTTGTTTGCCTCCATAATTGAATCTATGTCTAGAGAAACAACTCGTTCTTTATTACGAGAGAAAAATCCTATGCAAGAATATAATTTGAACTGAATCCCAACCCTTTATTATAAGAGGAAAAAAATCTAAACAAGCATATAACTTGAACTCAATCTCAATCCTTCCAgaccatctctcatctcctaAGAACTCTCTTtcaccccatgtataaggc of Coffea arabica cultivar ET-39 chromosome 5c, Coffea Arabica ET-39 HiFi, whole genome shotgun sequence contains these proteins:
- the LOC113689750 gene encoding mitochondrial import inner membrane translocase subunit TIM22-4-like isoform X1, whose translation is MSSQNKDSASSTGSSQEQQKPPQIEPIRLPTVEEMRGQDIWNNCAVRSVVSGVMGGGLGLFMGLFLGALDNPLMQEEMTGRQMFIYQAKQMGRRSWSSCKAFALMGLVFSAAECVVEKARAKHDTTNTVVAGCVTGGTISARGGPKAACAGCAGFAAFSVLIEKFLDRHA
- the LOC113689750 gene encoding mitochondrial import inner membrane translocase subunit TIM22-1-like isoform X2, with the protein product MSSQNKDSASSTGSSQEQQKPPQIEPIRLPTVEEMRGQDIWNNCAVRSVVSGVMGGGLGLFMGLFLGALDNPLMQEEMTGRQMFIYQAKQMGRRSWSSCKAFALMGLVFSAAECVVEKVVQKRPVLVVLALLHFQS